From the genome of Corallococcus macrosporus DSM 14697:
TCCCCTTCCCCGTGTCCTCCACCTCCAGGAAGCCGAAGCCGTCGGCCTCGCCCGTGCGCAGGGTGAGCCGCTTGTCCGGTGACTTCAGCATCGCGGTGCGCGCGTTGGACACCAGCGCCAGCACCACCTGCGACAGGTGGCCCGGGTCCGCGCGCACGCGCGAGAGTCCGTCCTCCAGCACGCTGGTGAGCACCACGCCCTCGCCGCGCACCTGGTGCTCGGTGAGGGTGAGCGCGTCGCGCACCACGGCGTTGAGGTCCACCGGCCGCAGCTCCGCGCGCTCGCGCTGCTGGGAGAAGCGCAGCAAGTTCTGGGTGATCTCCTTGCAGCGCTTGGCGCTCTGCTCGATCTTCCGCAGCGACTCCAGGTCCGGGTCCGCGGCGCCGCGGTCCAACATCAGCAACTGCACGTTGCCGAGGATGCCGGCCAGCGGGTTGTTGATTTCGTGCGCCACCCCCGCGCCGAGCTGCCCCACCGCGGCCAGCTTCTGCGCCTCCACGAGCTGCGCCTGGGCCGCCTTCAGCTCCGCGGTGGCCTCGTCCACGCGGACGCGCAGGTCATCGTTCCAGCGGAGCATCCGGGCGCGGGCCGCCTCCAGCTCCTCGCCCATGCGGTTGAAGGTGGTGGCCAGCTCGCTCAGCTCGTCCTGGCCCGTGACTTTCACGCGCGTGTCCAGCTCGCCGCGGCCGTAGGCCTCCGCGCCGCGCACCACCTCCGCCAGCCGCAGGTTGAGGCGGCGCGTGAAGAGCGCGCCCAGCCCCAGCAGCACCAGGAAGGTGGCGCCAATGGACAGCAGCACCGTGCGCCGCATGCCGTGGACGGGCGCCAGCGCGGCGGCCTCGTCCACCTCCACCAGCACGTCGAAGCGCATGCCATGGGGCACGCGCGCCACGCTGACGCGCCGGGCGGGGGACTCCACGCGGAAGCTGCGCACCGGCTCCGCCAGCGGCGCCGCCGGGGCCAGCAGGCGCGCGCCCAGCTCCGGCGGCAGCACCTGGCCCCGGCGCTCGGGCACGGTGCTGGCGAGCACGCGGCGCTCCTCGTCCACCAGGTGGATGCGCCCCAGCCCGTCTCCCAGGCGGCGGCGCAGCACCGCCTCCAACGGCTGCAGCACCACCTCCGCGACGGCGAAGGGCGCGCCGTCCCCCTCCGCCAGCTTCACCGCCACGGCCACCGCCGAGCGCCCCTCCTCCGCGTGGACGTACGCGCTGCCCAGCGCGGCCTGGCCCTTGCCGCCCCCCCGCAGCGTCTGCACGGGGATGGAGCGCACCAGCCTGTCCACGGAGTCGGGGGAGAAGGCCGGGTGCCCGTCGAACGCCCGCGCGCGGAAGACGGGCGCGCCCAGCGGGCGGCCCTCCGCGTCCAGCTTCAGCACCGCGCTCACCGCCGGGGACTGGCCATACAGGAGCCGCAGCGCGCCCTGCGTCTCCGCGTCGCTCGCGGCCTGCCAGTCGATGAGCTCCGCCGAGCGGGCCAGCGCGTCCACCACCTCCATCACGGTGGCGCCCACGGACTCCGCGGTGGCGGTCGCCTGCGCGCGCTGCTCCGCGTCGATGCGGGCGGCCAGCTCCGCCTCCGCGCGCGAAAGCAACAGGAAGCCGACCGCGGCCAGGGGAAGCACCGTCGCGGCGAGCATGAACAGGACGAGTTGCTGGTAGAGCCTCATCCGGCCACGGAGCGTACCACCCGCTCCTGGTCACTGCGCAGGAACACCGAGCCCGCAATCGCCTTGGCGCGCTTCTTCATGTCCGCGGCGCGCCGCGCCAGCTCCGCGTGGTCCTGCGCGCCGTCCGTCATCACCGCCACCACGGACACGCTCATGATGGGGAACCGCCGCTTCTCCCCGTAGCGGTCCTCCGCCTCGATGTGGCCGCGCTCCCGGTCCTGCCGGTCGTAATAGAGCGGGATGATGCGGTCGAACGTCTCGATGGCCTTCTGGCAGATGCGGTCCACCGTCTCCGGCGAGGTGATGAAGACGAAGTCGTCCCCCGCCACGTGGCCCAGGAAGTCCCCGGGCGCGCCGTCCTGGGCGAAGACCTCGCGCATCAAGTCCCCCGTCTGGCGCACCACGCCGTCCGCCTTCGCGAAGCCGTAGTAGTCGTTGTAGGCCTTGAGGTTGTCCAGGTCCAGGTAGCAGAAGGCGAAGGGCCGCCGCAGCGACAGGCGCCGCTGCACCTCGCGCTCGATGGCGGTGGAGCCCGGAAGCTGCGTGGTGGGCGAGGCCGACAGCTCCTGCTCCTTGCGCCGCATCACGCTCTCCACGCGCGCGCCCAGCTCCAGCGCGTCGAAGGGCTTGGTGAGGTAGTCGTCGCCGCCCAGCTTGAGCGCGCGCACCTTGGAGGACGTCTCCGCGCGGG
Proteins encoded in this window:
- a CDS encoding sensor histidine kinase, with the translated sequence MRLYQQLVLFMLAATVLPLAAVGFLLLSRAEAELAARIDAEQRAQATATAESVGATVMEVVDALARSAELIDWQAASDAETQGALRLLYGQSPAVSAVLKLDAEGRPLGAPVFRARAFDGHPAFSPDSVDRLVRSIPVQTLRGGGKGQAALGSAYVHAEEGRSAVAVAVKLAEGDGAPFAVAEVVLQPLEAVLRRRLGDGLGRIHLVDEERRVLASTVPERRGQVLPPELGARLLAPAAPLAEPVRSFRVESPARRVSVARVPHGMRFDVLVEVDEAAALAPVHGMRRTVLLSIGATFLVLLGLGALFTRRLNLRLAEVVRGAEAYGRGELDTRVKVTGQDELSELATTFNRMGEELEAARARMLRWNDDLRVRVDEATAELKAAQAQLVEAQKLAAVGQLGAGVAHEINNPLAGILGNVQLLMLDRGAADPDLESLRKIEQSAKRCKEITQNLLRFSQQRERAELRPVDLNAVVRDALTLTEHQVRGEGVVLTSVLEDGLSRVRADPGHLSQVVLALVSNARTAMLKSPDKRLTLRTGEADGFGFLEVEDTGKGIAPSHRPRIFEPFFTTKDVWSNVGLGLSVAWRVVTEAGGSIEVRSEVEQGSCFTVKLPKA